The genomic region CTGGAGTCTTCGTTAAGCCTCTCAATACCGCATATCCACCATGGCTACCACCATAGATCGCGATATTGTCTTTATCCGCCCAACCCTGATCAATTACATATTGTATTCCATCTTCCACATCATCCATCGCCTTACGACCTACTTGGTTAAATCCGGCACGTAAAAACTCCTTACCATATCCTCCGGAAATACGGAAGTTAACCTGCAATGTTGCATATCCGCGGCTCGCGAATAATTGTGTCTCCGGGTTAAAACCCCAGCTATCACGAACGCCCTGAGGACCTCCATGTGGGTTAACGATCAAGGGAACACGCTTGCCAGCCAAGGCTTCCTTCGGAAGGGTAATATAACCATGAATGGTCAATCCATCGCGCGATTTGAACGTGATTGGACGCATTTCTGCCATATCCGCTTCTTTCAATTGTGGCATCAAATCGTACAATAACGTTGTTTTGCCAGACTTCGCATCCAAATGGTAGTAACGGCCGTAGAGCTTATCGCTCTGCACCATCACTAAGTATTGATCCTCTTCATCCGTCTTCCCAACAATAGAATACTCGTATCCTGGAAACTCTTTGCTGAACTTATCGTATAATTTCTTGAATGTAGCACTTATCGGCTCGATCTCCACGCGCTCCCCTTCAAAACCTACAAAATCGATCTCCCAATTGCGCTTGCGCGACAAGGAAAGGATAGTCGCATCATAATCCTTGTTGGAATAAATCTCTTTAATAATCTTCTTGGTACCGAAATCATAAAGGATAATACGTGCCTTATCAGAATCCAAATTGGTTAATACATAGGCCTCATCTGGATTTTTCGATGCATAATTGAATGCTAATATCGAGAATGTATCATCCCATTTACCTGTGCCGAACAACTCAAAATCCGCCTTTCCTTTTGCTTTATAAAAATATTGCGTATTGATTCCGTTATGCATTTTTGAGTAGCCGCGAAGATTACCTTCTTTATCGAAATCATAACCTACAACCGCATTAGCCGGATCTGTGTTAGTAAATAGCTTCGTCATTTCGCCGGTATGAATATTGACTTTGTAAGGCTCAAAAACCTGTTTATTGTCCTTATTCATCTGAATGATGATGAAGTCTTTCTGTTCCTTCAGCATATTTAAAATGCCAGCTTGAACATCTGGAAATGGTGTTAAATCGATATTGTTGCTACCGTCGATATTTACAGCATAAAGGTGATAATTCTCATTTCCACCTTGGTCCATCACATATACTAAACGCTCATCATTAACCCATCCCATTCCACGGATCAACTCGTCCTTTTCTTCGATCGCGCGAACCACCTTGCCGGTAGCCACCTCTTTGATCATCACATGGCGCTTGTTATTAGCGTCCTTTTCACGATAAGAGATGTACTTACCATTAGGCGATAATTGGAACTGTGAAGAGTTAGGCTTCGCAAAATAATCTTCAACGCGATATTTGAAATCGCCTTTATCTAAAGCGATTAATTTCTCTAAATCTGCTTTCGAAGATACTAGCGTGGTGTCACCAGGCTTGGAAACTTTCGTTTTACTAAGCTTCAATGGAAACTCCATTCCGCCTTGTTTGAAGATCCCCTCAATCTGATCACCCTTTAATTCACCTTCATAAGAAAAGCCCGCCTGCGCCATAGCTACAGTCAGTTTATTGTTTTCAAATTTGGTCTCGCTCATCGGGAGACCGGAGGCAC from Sphingobacterium sp. BN32 harbors:
- a CDS encoding S9 family peptidase; this translates as MKQQIFTMVFVLLSMLTAKAQITGDWKGALDVQGTSMDLVFHISQDGEAYKATLDIPAQGASGLPMSETKFENNKLTVAMAQAGFSYEGELKGDQIEGIFKQGGMEFPLKLSKTKVSKPGDTTLVSSKADLEKLIALDKGDFKYRVEDYFAKPNSSQFQLSPNGKYISYREKDANNKRHVMIKEVATGKVVRAIEEKDELIRGMGWVNDERLVYVMDQGGNENYHLYAVNIDGSNNIDLTPFPDVQAGILNMLKEQKDFIIIQMNKDNKQVFEPYKVNIHTGEMTKLFTNTDPANAVVGYDFDKEGNLRGYSKMHNGINTQYFYKAKGKADFELFGTGKWDDTFSILAFNYASKNPDEAYVLTNLDSDKARIILYDFGTKKIIKEIYSNKDYDATILSLSRKRNWEIDFVGFEGERVEIEPISATFKKLYDKFSKEFPGYEYSIVGKTDEEDQYLVMVQSDKLYGRYYHLDAKSGKTTLLYDLMPQLKEADMAEMRPITFKSRDGLTIHGYITLPKEALAGKRVPLIVNPHGGPQGVRDSWGFNPETQLFASRGYATLQVNFRISGGYGKEFLRAGFNQVGRKAMDDVEDGIQYVIDQGWADKDNIAIYGGSHGGYAVLRGLTKTPDLYKAGVDYVGVSNIFTLLNSIPEYWKPYKVMLYQIWYNPDKEDEAAIAKEVSPLFHVDKIKAPLFVVQGANDPRVKIAEADQIVKALRSKGVDVPYMVKYDEGHGFHKEENQIEFYKAMMGFFRKHLK